A part of Marinobacter psychrophilus genomic DNA contains:
- the tenA gene encoding thiaminase II: protein MPYQFEDLKNSCHAEWHAYIQHSFVQQLADASLAPEAFQHYLKQDYLFLIQFARAYGLAVYKSPTLSDLKQAKEGLKAIVDIELDLHIRYCEEWGISEQELANLPEARATLAYTRYVLDTGNRGDLLDLHVALSPCMVGYGEIATWLNSRAETLRGGSNPYDAWIAMYESAEFQDAMQSEIRWLNERLADVSSARFDQLSRIFSDATRLEIDFWQMGLTQSD, encoded by the coding sequence ATGCCTTACCAATTTGAAGATCTAAAAAACAGCTGCCATGCCGAATGGCACGCCTACATCCAGCACAGCTTTGTGCAGCAGCTAGCCGATGCATCACTTGCACCAGAGGCTTTTCAGCATTATTTGAAGCAGGATTATCTTTTTCTGATTCAGTTCGCCCGTGCTTATGGCCTGGCGGTTTACAAAAGCCCGACGTTGTCTGACCTTAAACAGGCCAAAGAAGGGTTGAAAGCGATTGTGGATATCGAGCTGGATTTGCACATTCGTTATTGCGAGGAGTGGGGCATTTCAGAGCAGGAGCTTGCCAACCTTCCGGAAGCCCGAGCGACTCTGGCCTACACACGTTATGTGCTTGATACCGGCAACCGCGGTGACTTGTTGGACCTGCACGTGGCGCTTTCGCCCTGCATGGTGGGTTACGGTGAAATAGCCACCTGGTTGAACAGCCGGGCGGAAACGCTTCGGGGCGGCAGCAATCCGTACGATGCCTGGATCGCCATGTACGAAAGCGCCGAGTTCCAGGACGCCATGCAATCCGAGATCCGTTGGTTGAACGAGAGGTTGGCCGATGTCTCCTCCGCCAGGTTTGATCAACTTAGCCGAATATTCAGTGACGCTACCCGCCTTGAGATTGATTTTTGGCAGATGGGGCTGACGCAGAGCGATTGA
- a CDS encoding DUF4139 domain-containing protein: protein MIKKKLLVLALAAVPLSVAADITQATLYPSHGDLTWQETQTVKQGDGVITINRLPVSLQDQSVRVSLGGVAGAQIQQIEIGRVEQTGYVSEQTQRLRNELTQVLEKLQAQEDAIQAWNQQVTLMTKAAENPHELSATELSDMAAALKQTTMAALAEIRGIRTQMRDDIALKDRLERELSQAQQNARASKKAQIHYRAPAGGNLTITLEFQSNEARWRSEYNAQLSSRVAGQKASDPQSGELTLQHLAVVQQTTGDDWRNVELQLSTANARRGTNMPTLDSWVVSPAQPDFLVRQMKSAAPMLDSSATAEVEADFGASVERQSTFSQSYRLAQPVSVPSGGNGQRLIVAEHTVAVEMAVWTAPAYDPTGYVHATGIFTAEAPIPAGPVQLFRDGQSVGSTYLSEMTNGEELRLGFGVDEAIRVAVVNETERTGEEGIWKSEQVQRRQNRFEITNHHNEAVNLRIFDRMPVSQIDILTVKPLQISEPVERNVDDKKGVLAWNRTVPAGETVSVQSGFEVRVPEGNQLPNL, encoded by the coding sequence ATGATCAAAAAGAAACTGCTTGTTCTGGCTCTAGCAGCAGTGCCACTTTCAGTCGCTGCTGACATCACCCAAGCTACCCTCTACCCCTCCCATGGCGACCTGACCTGGCAAGAAACCCAAACGGTGAAACAGGGAGATGGCGTTATCACCATTAACCGCTTGCCCGTCAGCCTGCAGGACCAAAGTGTACGGGTGTCACTGGGCGGAGTTGCCGGTGCGCAAATCCAGCAGATTGAGATTGGCCGCGTTGAGCAAACCGGGTACGTATCCGAACAAACCCAGCGGCTGCGTAACGAGCTAACCCAAGTGCTAGAAAAACTTCAGGCGCAAGAAGACGCGATTCAAGCCTGGAACCAGCAAGTCACACTGATGACCAAAGCTGCCGAGAACCCACACGAACTGTCGGCCACCGAATTGAGTGACATGGCTGCCGCCTTGAAGCAGACAACAATGGCAGCACTGGCAGAAATTCGCGGCATACGCACCCAAATGCGTGACGACATAGCCCTGAAAGACCGCCTGGAACGGGAACTGTCACAAGCACAACAAAACGCCCGGGCCAGCAAAAAAGCACAGATTCACTACCGCGCCCCTGCCGGTGGCAATCTGACCATCACACTGGAATTCCAAAGCAACGAAGCGCGCTGGCGCAGCGAATACAATGCCCAACTAAGCTCCCGGGTAGCGGGCCAGAAAGCCAGCGACCCACAAAGCGGTGAATTAACGTTGCAGCACCTGGCCGTTGTGCAGCAGACCACCGGTGATGACTGGCGCAACGTCGAGTTGCAACTCTCAACCGCCAATGCCCGGCGTGGGACCAACATGCCAACCTTGGATTCCTGGGTGGTTAGCCCGGCACAGCCTGATTTTCTGGTGCGCCAGATGAAATCCGCCGCCCCCATGCTCGACAGCAGCGCCACAGCCGAGGTTGAGGCAGACTTCGGCGCCAGCGTCGAGCGGCAAAGCACCTTTAGCCAGAGCTACCGCCTGGCGCAGCCTGTCAGCGTTCCAAGCGGCGGCAACGGCCAGCGCCTCATCGTAGCCGAGCACACAGTAGCGGTGGAAATGGCAGTATGGACAGCACCGGCGTATGACCCAACAGGCTATGTGCACGCCACGGGGATATTCACCGCCGAGGCCCCCATACCCGCCGGCCCCGTGCAGCTGTTCCGCGATGGCCAGAGTGTAGGCAGTACCTACCTGTCTGAAATGACCAACGGCGAAGAACTGCGCCTGGGCTTCGGCGTGGATGAAGCCATACGGGTTGCCGTCGTCAACGAAACGGAACGCACCGGCGAAGAAGGCATCTGGAAAAGCGAACAGGTACAACGCCGACAAAACCGCTTTGAAATCACCAACCATCACAATGAGGCCGTAAACCTGCGGATTTTTGACCGCATGCCGGTGTCGCAAATCGACATCCTCACCGTAAAACCGCTGCAAATAAGCGAACCGGTGGAACGCAACGTGGACGACAAAAAAGGCGTATTGGCGTGGAACCGCACTGTACCGGCAGGTGAAACAGTCAGCGTGCAATCCGGATTTGAAGTGCGCGTGCCAGAAGGCAACCAACTGCCCAACCTGTAA